A DNA window from Phyllostomus discolor isolate MPI-MPIP mPhyDis1 chromosome X, mPhyDis1.pri.v3, whole genome shotgun sequence contains the following coding sequences:
- the LOC118498392 gene encoding 5-hydroxytryptamine receptor 2C-like: MTKWDPIQRCVSVPIPVIGLRDEDKVFIHNTTCVLNDPNFVLIGSFVAFFIPLMIMVITYCLTIYVLRRQALMLLRGHTEELPGVSLDFLKCCKMNIIDEDNAANPNQDLNLRQRKKKEKRPKGTMQAINNERKASKVLGIVFFVFLIMWCPFFITNILSVLCEKDCNQELMEKLLNVFVWIGYICSGINPLVYTLFNKVYRRAFSNYLHCNYKAEKKPPLRQIPRVSATALSGRELNVNIYWHTNEPVVKKANGNEPGVEIQVENLELPVNFSNVVSERISSV; encoded by the coding sequence GTGTATCAGTTCCTATACCAGTGATTGGACTGAGAGATGAAGACAAAGTGTTCATCCACAACACCACCTGCGTGCTGAATGACCCAAATTTTGTTCTTATTGGGTCTTTCGTAGCTTTCTTCATACCACTGATGATCATGGTGATTACCTACTGCCTGACGATTTACGTTCTTCGCAGACAAGCTCTAATGCTACTCCGTGGCCACACGGAGGAACTGCCAGGAGTGAGCCTGGATTTCCTGAAGTGCTGCAAGATGAATATTATTGATGAAGATAATGCTGCAAACCCTAACCAAGATTTGAACCTGCgtcaaagaaagaagaaagaaaaacgtCCTAAGGGGACTATGCAAGCTATCAACAATGAGCGGAAAGCATCTAAAGTCCTTGgcattgttttctttgtgtttctgatCATGTGGTGCCCATTTTTTATTACTAATATTCTGTCAGTTCTTTGTGAGAAGGACTGTAATCAAGAGCTCATGGAAAAGCTTTTGAATGTGTTTGTTTGGATTGGCTATATTTGTTCAGGAATTAATCCTCTGGTATACACCCTGTTCAACAAAGTTTACCGAAGGGCTTTCTCTAACTATCTGCACTGCAATtataaggcagaaaaaaagcCTCCTCTAAGGCAAATCCCGAGAGTCTCTGCCACTGCTTTGTCTGGGAGGGAGCTCAATGTTAATATTTACTGGCATACCAATGAACCAGTGGTAAAGAAAGCTAATGGCAATGAGCCAGGGGTAGAGATTCAAGTTGAGAATTTGGAGCTACCAGTTAATTTCTCCAATGTGGTTAGTGAAAGGATTAGTAGTGTGTAA